The Apium graveolens cultivar Ventura chromosome 6, ASM990537v1, whole genome shotgun sequence genome contains a region encoding:
- the LOC141667729 gene encoding AT-rich interactive domain-containing protein 1-like: MAGLSKIDNGSNTDWLETLKALQNGNSCFDLESSLEGDKKGDLKCSFDQIVSVFSREIWGNKCVRPLPPMLGDGQSVDLYKLYLLVRKYGGYEAVSRNGLWDFVVKEFGLSSGFGTSLKLIYAKYLVSIDIWMQRTLKSKEKELKGKERDSEVVQSVYMMDLESETREFSSENTFDKEKDGRKVQVDLEEKSKSNFTSGEKLAERGKDLSFMDLDAGKDNGGDMLFESGVVSEGDSSRNHCQNDEVRCFEQLNGNDGKIVDDDSCDIDFRSRDKDGACNGKRKRECVSESLNWVKKVAKDPCNKAVGSLPEKSKWKYFGDEQPWKHVMLVRQAMVVERKGNSSIQQSIWQKKQRMHPTMYEDHSVSATSRYSQRIVSAKITQAVLSFKKSQAKSSSHSTSSDTQSDLEDPLAGLWLKNYSRRRIPLGIYFQAEVPEWTEKASAGDSKWLGTRIWPQEKGVNRNFLIERDPTGFGRRDLCGCEFKGSFECVRFHVSEKRIRLKLELGAAFYHWHIDKMGEEVALSWNKAEELNFEAIVRSNPPSQGKCFWEEIHKKFNHTKREQLVSYYFNVFLLRRRGLQNRSTPIEISSDDDDLEFETTTNCRGHTAMRSPKPSYCSPKKTHLNFR, translated from the exons ATGGCAGGGCTGTCGAAGATAGATAATGGGTCTAATACAGATTGGCTTGAAACTCTAAAAGCGCTTCAGAATGGTAATTCTTGCTTCGATTTAGAGTCATCTCTTGAAGGTGACAAAAAGGGTGACCTTAAGTGTTCTTTTGATCAAATTGTGTCAGTTTTTTCCAGAGAAATTTGGGGGAATAAATGTGTTAGGCCTTTACCTCCTATGCTTGGAGATGGGCAGTCGGTGGATTTGTATAAACTGTATTTGTTAGTGAGAAAATATGGTGGTTATGAAGCTGTTTCTCGTAATGGGCTGTGGGACTTTGTTGTGAAGGAGTTTGGTTTGAGTTCTGGGTTTGGTACGTCTTTGAAACTGATTTATGCGAAGTACCTAGTTTCAATTGATATTTGGATGCAAAGGACTCTAAAGAGTAAAGAGAAAGAGTTGAAAGGTAAAGAAAGAGACAGTGAAGTTGTTCAGAGTGTTTACATGATGGACCTGGAATCCGAGACTAGAGAGTTCTCGTCTGAAAATACTTTTGACAAGGAGAAAGATGGAAGAAAAGTGCAGGTGGATTTGGAGGAGAAGAGTAAATCTAATTTCACCAGTGGTGAAAAGTTGGCTGAAAGAGGTAAAGATTTGAGTTTTATGGATCTGGATGCAGGCAAGGATAATGGCGGTGATATGCTATTTGAGTCTGGTGTAGTTTCTGAAGGTGACTCCAGCAGAAACCATTGTCAAAACGATGAGGTTCGGTGTTTTGAGCAGTTGAATGGAAATGATGGAAAGATTGTCGATGATGACAGTTGCGATATAGACTTTAGGAGTCGAGATAAAGATGGTGCTTGTAATGGAAAGAGGAAGCGTGAGTGTGTCTCAGAATCACTTAATTGGGTCAAGAAAGTTGCCAAGGATCCCTGTAATAAAGCCGTCGGGTCTTTACCAGAAAAGTCAAAATGGAAGTATTTTGGAGATGAGCAGCCTTGGAAGCATGTTATGTTGGTTCGCCAGGCAATGGTGGTGGAAAGGAAGGGCAACTCAAGTATTCAGCAATCTATCTGGCAG AAGAAGCAAAGGATGCACCCAACCATGTATGAAGATCATTCGGTTTCTGCTACATCAAGATACAGCCAAAGGATTGTTTCTGCTAAAATAACTCAGGCAGTACTCTCTTTTAAAAAGTCACAAGCAAAATCAAGTTCTCACTCCACATCTTCAGATACACAGAGTGACTTGGAGGATCCACTCGCTGGCTTATGGCTTAAAAATTATAGTCGTAGGAGAATTCCCTTGGGTATATATTTTCAAGCAGAAGTTCCGGAATGGACGGAGAAGGCTTCTGCTGGTGACTCTAAGTGGTTAGGTACACGTATTTGGCCACAGGAAAAAGGAGTCAACCGTAACTTTTTGATCGAAAGGGATCCCACTGGATTTGGAAGACGTGATCTGTGTGGTTGTGAGTTTAAAGGTTCCTTTGAATGTGTTAGATTTCATGTTTCTGAGAAAAGGATTAGACTAAAGCTTGAATTGGGTGCGGCCTTCTATCATTGGCACATTGACAAGATGGGTGAGGAAGTTGCTTTATCTTGGAATAAAGCAGAAGAATTGAATTTTGAGGCTATAGTAAGGTCAAATCCTCCTTCCCAGGGTAAGTGTTTCTGggaagaaatacataaaaaattTAATCACACAAAGAGGGAACAGTTGGTGAGCTACTACTTCAACGTCTTTCTTCTTCGACGAAGAGGTCTGCAGAACAGGTCCACCCCAATCGAAATTAGCAGTGACGATGATGACTTGGAGTTTGAAACTACTACAAATTGCAGGGGACATACAGCGATGAGGTCTCCAAAACCCAGTTATTGTTCACCAAAGAAGACTCATTTGAATTTCAGATAG